In Dehalococcoidia bacterium, a single genomic region encodes these proteins:
- a CDS encoding histidine phosphatase family protein, with the protein MRLLLVRHGETPANRDGRVQGHSPEGLTPLGQHQAHSAARLLKGYAPTALYTSPLPRARQTARIIAQHLGLEPLPLPALAEMHLGEVDGLTVAQLQQRYPAFMSAWRADPARAVAPGGESLQEVQERAWHALEDLLHRHPHETVVAVSHNFTILALLTRALGLPLQGFRHFHLDLGGIVVLARGREGQWVLEAFNLRDTAAPPHEA; encoded by the coding sequence ATGCGCCTGCTCCTGGTCCGCCACGGCGAGACCCCCGCTAACCGGGACGGGCGGGTGCAGGGCCACAGCCCCGAAGGGCTCACCCCGCTGGGGCAGCACCAGGCCCACAGCGCCGCCCGTCTGCTCAAGGGCTATGCCCCCACCGCCCTTTATACCAGCCCTTTGCCCCGTGCCCGGCAGACCGCCCGCATCATCGCCCAGCATTTGGGATTGGAGCCCCTCCCTTTGCCCGCCTTGGCCGAGATGCACCTGGGAGAGGTGGACGGCCTCACGGTGGCCCAGCTGCAGCAGCGCTACCCCGCCTTTATGAGCGCATGGCGAGCCGATCCCGCCCGTGCTGTTGCCCCCGGGGGTGAAAGCCTCCAGGAGGTTCAGGAGCGGGCGTGGCACGCCCTGGAGGACCTCCTGCACCGCCATCCCCACGAGACCGTGGTGGCCGTGAGCCACAACTTCACCATCCTGGCCCTGCTGACCCGCGCCCTGGGCCTCCCCCTTCAGGGCTTCCGCCACTTCCACCTGGACCTGGGGGGCATTGTGGTTTTGGCCCGTGGGCGGGAGGGACAGTGGGTGCTGGAGGCCTTCAACCTACGGGATACGGCGGCCCCTCCCCATGAGGCCTGA
- the tilS gene encoding tRNA lysidine(34) synthetase TilS: protein MRPDPSDSLVRKVARSLEGAGMGGKALLVAVSGGPDSLALLYALHTLGERYALRLFVGTVDHRLRPTSAQEAQVVAQHAQALGLPCQVLTADVRSYQRAHRLTLEQAAREVRYTLLAQTLRARGADALTLGHTATDQAETLLLHMARGAGLTGLRGMRVLSPLPTPVGPVQAFRPLLECHRRETEAFCQRWGLTPCVDESNRDLRFARNRVRWGVLPALRALNPQVEEALVRLARTAEQVLDYLDSQVARVREEVVSPVPSGVGVDTTRWRDLHPALQRHLLRTLWGEVAGTPEGLTQAHVESMVTLLGGPAGRRLALPRGIVLECGYGRAWLVRRDVPCPLPTVAGEVILRIPGTTPLDGWEVHTRCVEPPVPYREAGPLQAYLDADAVGMTLRLRTRRPGDRFWPLGMPGPKRLHDFLVDAHIPRRWRERLALLEGREGIAWVLGVRIAHWARVTPQTRRVLVAEARPAQETASPRGEAEGE from the coding sequence ATGAGGCCTGACCCGTCCGATTCCCTGGTGCGGAAGGTGGCCCGCTCCCTGGAGGGGGCGGGCATGGGGGGAAAAGCCCTCCTCGTGGCCGTCTCCGGCGGGCCCGATTCCCTGGCATTGCTCTACGCCTTGCACACTTTAGGCGAGAGGTATGCCCTGCGCCTGTTCGTGGGCACCGTAGACCACCGTTTGCGCCCCACCAGCGCCCAGGAGGCCCAAGTGGTGGCCCAGCACGCCCAGGCCCTGGGCCTCCCCTGCCAGGTGCTCACCGCCGATGTGCGCTCCTACCAGCGCGCCCATCGCCTCACCCTGGAGCAGGCGGCGCGGGAGGTGCGCTATACTCTGCTGGCTCAGACCCTTCGTGCGCGAGGGGCTGATGCCCTCACCCTGGGCCACACCGCCACCGACCAGGCGGAAACGCTCCTTCTGCACATGGCACGGGGGGCAGGGCTGACAGGCCTGCGGGGGATGCGTGTTCTTTCCCCCCTGCCCACCCCGGTCGGCCCTGTTCAAGCCTTTCGCCCCCTGTTGGAGTGCCACCGCAGGGAAACCGAGGCCTTCTGCCAACGGTGGGGGCTGACCCCCTGTGTGGACGAAAGCAATCGGGACCTGCGCTTTGCCCGCAACCGGGTGCGCTGGGGCGTGCTCCCGGCTCTGCGCGCCCTCAACCCCCAGGTAGAGGAGGCCCTGGTGCGCCTGGCCCGCACGGCGGAGCAGGTGCTGGACTACTTAGACTCCCAGGTCGCCCGCGTGCGGGAGGAGGTGGTATCTCCCGTGCCCTCTGGGGTGGGGGTGGACACCACCCGCTGGCGGGATCTGCACCCCGCCTTGCAACGGCACCTCCTCCGCACCCTGTGGGGAGAGGTGGCCGGCACCCCGGAGGGCCTCACCCAGGCCCATGTCGAGAGCATGGTTACCCTTTTGGGAGGCCCAGCGGGGCGGCGGCTGGCCTTACCGAGGGGCATCGTCCTGGAGTGCGGGTATGGGCGGGCGTGGCTTGTGCGGAGGGATGTGCCCTGCCCCTTGCCCACCGTGGCGGGGGAGGTTATCCTCCGCATCCCCGGCACGACCCCCCTGGACGGCTGGGAGGTGCACACCCGTTGCGTGGAGCCCCCCGTGCCCTATCGGGAGGCGGGCCCCCTGCAGGCCTACTTAGATGCCGATGCCGTCGGGATGACTTTGCGCCTGCGGACGCGCCGGCCGGGCGACCGCTTCTGGCCTTTGGGGATGCCTGGCCCCAAGCGCCTGCACGATTTCCTGGTGGATGCCCACATTCCGCGGCGGTGGCGGGAGCGGTTAGCGCTTCTGGAGGGGCGGGAGGGCATTGCGTGGGTGCTCGGCGTGCGCATCGCCCATTGGGCGCGGGTAACGCCGCAGACGCGGCGGGTGCTGGTGGCGGAGGCGCGCCCGGCACAGGAGACGGCTTCCCCCCGGGGTGAAGCCGAAGGGGAATAA
- a CDS encoding DMT family transporter → MGISVSSEVRGPPGHRDAATYGALVAGVLAVSSAAVLIRLADAPALTVSTWRTGVAALAFLPLAWALHGRVLLHMGWRTGGLLVLSGVALAVHFAFWIASLDYTTVASSVVIVTSNPLLVAVLGWVFLGERPGRRVLVGIGVALVGGLVLGWGDFRLGRRELLGDGLALLGAVGVAVYYTIGRAVRPHLPLLAYIGPVYGTAALVLVGASLLGGAPVWGFTLRTLGFLLLVALLPQMVGHTLLNWTLGRLRAVVVSAVVMTEPVVATVLAWLVLGETPSSTTLVGGALILGGVWGVVGKR, encoded by the coding sequence GTGGGCATTTCCGTTTCCTCCGAGGTTCGCGGCCCCCCTGGGCATCGGGATGCTGCTACCTATGGGGCGTTGGTGGCGGGGGTGCTGGCGGTCTCCAGCGCGGCGGTGCTCATTCGCTTGGCCGATGCCCCTGCTCTGACCGTCTCCACCTGGAGGACAGGGGTGGCGGCGCTGGCGTTTCTGCCCCTGGCGTGGGCCCTGCACGGGCGTGTCCTGCTGCACATGGGCTGGCGCACAGGGGGGCTACTCGTCCTTTCGGGCGTGGCGTTAGCCGTGCATTTTGCCTTTTGGATCGCCTCCCTGGACTACACTACCGTAGCCAGTTCGGTGGTCATCGTAACATCTAATCCCCTTTTGGTGGCGGTGTTGGGGTGGGTGTTCCTGGGGGAGCGGCCGGGGAGGCGTGTGCTCGTGGGGATAGGGGTGGCCCTGGTGGGGGGGCTGGTGTTGGGATGGGGCGACTTCCGCCTGGGGCGGAGGGAGCTGCTGGGGGATGGGTTGGCCCTTCTGGGGGCGGTGGGCGTGGCGGTCTATTACACCATTGGCCGGGCGGTGCGCCCCCACCTGCCCTTGCTGGCCTACATTGGGCCGGTGTATGGGACAGCGGCGCTGGTGCTGGTGGGGGCCAGCCTGCTGGGGGGTGCGCCCGTGTGGGGCTTCACATTGCGGACGTTGGGCTTCCTGCTGTTGGTGGCGCTGCTCCCCCAAATGGTGGGGCACACTCTGCTCAACTGGACCCTGGGGCGCTTGCGGGCGGTGGTGGTGTCGGCGGTGGTCATGACGGAGCCGGTGGTGGCCACCGTTTTGGCATGGCTGGTGCTGGGGGAGACGCCGTCCTCCACCACCCTGGTGGGGGGTGCCCTTATTCTAGGTGGGGTGTGGGGTGTTGTGGGGAAAAGATAG
- a CDS encoding AIR synthase family protein, with product MGNTHGLWVGKLPAPLLERLLGMAQGTDPRVLVGPGVGADAAVVEMGGRLLVAKSDPITFATDRIGWYVVQVNANDIACMGARPRWLVCTLLLPEGCTPALAEDIFRQVVEACRALDITLIGGHTEVTYGLTRPLAIGAMLGEVERERLVRPGGAHPGDLILLTKGIALEGTALLAREAEEALLRRGLTRDQVAQAQRLLVEPGISIVREALAAAATGQIHALHDPTEGGLATALWELAHPAGVGLEVDAEAIPVLEECRAVCGALGLDPLGMLASGALLIVVPPEAEKGVRQAVEKEGIPCAVIGRVLGKGEGLFLVRGGHREPLPTFPRDEVARWFSQPAEG from the coding sequence ATGGGGAATACACACGGCTTATGGGTGGGGAAACTGCCCGCTCCTCTGCTGGAGCGCCTGCTGGGCATGGCCCAGGGCACCGACCCCCGCGTCCTCGTCGGCCCCGGCGTGGGGGCCGATGCTGCGGTGGTGGAGATGGGGGGGCGCCTGCTGGTGGCCAAGAGCGACCCCATTACTTTCGCCACCGACCGCATCGGGTGGTATGTGGTGCAGGTGAATGCCAATGATATCGCCTGCATGGGGGCCCGTCCCCGCTGGCTGGTGTGTACCCTTTTACTTCCCGAGGGATGCACTCCTGCCCTGGCCGAGGACATCTTCCGCCAGGTGGTGGAGGCGTGCCGCGCTTTGGACATCACCCTCATCGGGGGGCATACGGAGGTAACCTACGGGTTGACGCGCCCTTTGGCCATCGGGGCCATGCTGGGGGAGGTGGAGCGGGAGCGCCTGGTGCGCCCGGGGGGTGCTCATCCCGGTGACCTGATTCTCCTCACCAAGGGCATCGCTCTGGAGGGGACGGCCTTGCTGGCCCGGGAGGCGGAGGAGGCTCTCCTGCGGAGGGGCCTGACCCGAGACCAGGTGGCCCAGGCCCAACGCCTCCTAGTGGAGCCTGGCATTAGCATCGTGCGGGAGGCGTTGGCAGCGGCAGCAACGGGGCAAATACACGCCCTCCACGACCCCACCGAAGGGGGGTTAGCCACCGCCCTCTGGGAGCTGGCCCACCCCGCCGGCGTGGGATTGGAGGTGGATGCAGAGGCTATCCCCGTCCTGGAGGAGTGTCGGGCGGTGTGTGGGGCGTTGGGGTTAGACCCTTTGGGGATGTTGGCATCGGGTGCCCTGCTCATTGTGGTGCCCCCCGAGGCCGAAAAGGGTGTGCGGCAGGCGGTAGAGAAGGAGGGTATTCCCTGTGCCGTCATTGGGCGGGTGCTGGGCAAGGGGGAGGGGTTGTTCCTGGTGCGTGGGGGGCATCGGGAGCCCCTGCCCACCTTCCCGCGGGATGAAGTGGCCCGTTGGTTCAGCCAGCCCGCCGAAGGGTAG
- a CDS encoding peptidyl-alpha-hydroxyglycine alpha-amidating lyase family protein, with the protein MVQVGTRPYTYRLVEGWAHLPRWWEMGEVADVAISPEGLVFVYCRGAHPVLVLERDGRFVSSWGEGQFRNPHGLTFAPDGTLYLVDRDSHVVLQYTPEGRLLKTLGTRDAPSPTLFGRPFNMPAKVAFAPSGHFFVADGYGNRRVHKFAPDGTLLLSWGEPGTGPGQFALVHSLIVDPRGRVLVCDRENDRIQIFDQEGRFLGQWTGIPRPAGLALDAQGTLYVAELGSRSGPPGVSIWTLDGQCLARWSKEQCPTIAAPHALAVDARGDIYLAEVAPGRQLLKFARL; encoded by the coding sequence ATGGTGCAGGTGGGCACGCGGCCGTACACCTATCGTCTGGTGGAGGGGTGGGCACACCTCCCCCGCTGGTGGGAGATGGGCGAGGTGGCCGATGTGGCCATCAGCCCAGAGGGGCTGGTATTCGTCTACTGTCGGGGGGCACACCCTGTCCTGGTGTTGGAACGGGATGGGCGCTTCGTCTCCTCGTGGGGCGAGGGCCAGTTCCGCAACCCCCACGGCCTCACCTTCGCTCCCGACGGCACCCTCTACCTGGTCGACCGGGACTCCCATGTGGTGCTCCAGTATACCCCCGAGGGACGCCTGCTCAAGACCCTGGGCACCCGCGACGCCCCCAGTCCCACCCTGTTCGGCCGCCCCTTCAACATGCCCGCCAAGGTGGCCTTCGCCCCCTCGGGCCACTTCTTCGTGGCCGACGGTTATGGCAACCGCCGTGTCCACAAGTTCGCCCCCGATGGCACCCTCCTCCTCTCCTGGGGCGAGCCCGGCACTGGCCCCGGCCAGTTCGCTTTGGTGCACAGCCTCATCGTGGACCCCAGAGGGCGGGTGCTGGTGTGCGACCGGGAGAACGACCGCATCCAGATTTTTGACCAGGAGGGGCGCTTCCTGGGGCAGTGGACAGGCATCCCCCGCCCGGCGGGCCTGGCCCTGGACGCCCAGGGCACCCTCTATGTGGCCGAGTTGGGGAGCCGCAGCGGCCCCCCTGGGGTGAGCATCTGGACGCTGGACGGCCAGTGCCTCGCCCGCTGGAGCAAGGAGCAGTGCCCCACCATCGCCGCCCCCCACGCCCTCGCCGTGGACGCCCGCGGCGATATCTACCTGGCCGAGGTGGCCCCCGGACGCCAACTGTTGAAGTTCGCCCGCCTCTAA
- a CDS encoding RidA family protein, translated as MPKQIINPPTVHTPIGRGYSHAVKVGNTVYIAGQVALDAQGTLVGKGDIRAQTDQVFRNLQAVLQACGGSLRDLVKINVYLVRAEDIPAFREVRSRYLAQEPPASTLAVICQLASPDFLVEVEGIAVVGA; from the coding sequence ATGCCCAAACAGATTATCAACCCCCCCACAGTGCACACCCCCATCGGCCGTGGCTACTCCCACGCCGTCAAGGTGGGGAACACCGTCTACATCGCCGGCCAGGTGGCGCTGGACGCCCAGGGCACCCTGGTCGGCAAGGGGGACATCCGCGCCCAAACCGACCAGGTGTTCCGCAACCTCCAGGCCGTTCTGCAGGCCTGCGGGGGCTCCTTGCGCGACCTGGTGAAGATCAACGTCTACCTGGTACGGGCCGAGGACATCCCCGCCTTCCGCGAGGTGCGCTCCCGCTACCTCGCCCAGGAGCCTCCCGCCTCCACCTTGGCCGTCATCTGCCAACTGGCCTCCCCCGACTTCCTAGTGGAAGTGGAGGGCATCGCCGTCGTCGGTGCCTAA
- a CDS encoding NAD(P)-dependent oxidoreductase: MPAPVAFVGLGLMGKPMARNILKAGFPLTVWNRTPSKAQDLLQEGARWAPSPADAARQADITITCVTDSPDVEEVVLGPQGIIHGARPDSILVDMSTISPKVTQTIAQRLKEKGIHMLDAPVSGGVWGAINATLSIMVGGEKAVLERAMPVLQAMGKRITHCGGNGMGQVAKAVNQIIVAGTLAAVCEGLVFAARAGANLQAVFQAVTGGAANSWQLENLGARILKGDFAPGFMVKLQQKDLRIILESAREWHLPLFTTPIVNQVFHILERQGLGEEGTQAYIKALEQLAGVQARLPSA, from the coding sequence ATGCCCGCACCGGTTGCCTTTGTCGGCTTGGGGCTGATGGGAAAGCCCATGGCCCGCAACATTTTGAAGGCCGGCTTCCCCCTGACCGTCTGGAACCGCACCCCCAGCAAGGCCCAGGACCTTCTGCAAGAAGGGGCGCGCTGGGCCCCTTCCCCCGCCGATGCCGCCCGTCAGGCCGACATCACCATCACCTGCGTGACCGACTCCCCCGATGTGGAGGAGGTGGTGCTGGGGCCTCAGGGGATCATCCACGGTGCCCGCCCCGACAGCATCCTCGTGGACATGAGCACCATCTCCCCCAAAGTTACCCAGACCATCGCCCAACGCCTGAAGGAGAAGGGCATCCATATGCTGGATGCTCCCGTCAGTGGGGGCGTCTGGGGAGCCATCAACGCCACCCTCTCCATCATGGTGGGGGGCGAGAAGGCCGTCCTGGAGCGGGCCATGCCTGTCCTGCAAGCCATGGGCAAGCGCATCACCCACTGCGGGGGCAACGGCATGGGCCAGGTGGCCAAGGCGGTCAACCAAATCATTGTCGCCGGCACCCTGGCGGCCGTGTGCGAGGGGCTGGTCTTCGCAGCCCGGGCAGGTGCCAATCTTCAGGCCGTCTTCCAGGCCGTGACGGGCGGGGCCGCCAACTCCTGGCAACTGGAGAACCTGGGTGCCCGCATCCTGAAGGGCGACTTCGCCCCCGGCTTTATGGTCAAACTCCAGCAGAAGGACCTGCGCATCATCCTGGAATCGGCACGGGAGTGGCACCTGCCCCTCTTCACCACCCCCATCGTCAACCAGGTGTTCCACATTCTTGAGCGCCAAGGCCTCGGAGAAGAGGGCACCCAGGCTTACATCAAGGCGTTGGAGCAACTGGCGGGGGTGCAGGCCCGCCTCCCCTCGGCCTAG